From a region of the Listeria monocytogenes ATCC 19117 genome:
- a CDS encoding helix-turn-helix domain-containing protein: MKYRNIRSIREDNDITQQQMAKLLNVSQNTYSQYETGKIEWTATTLIKIADYFDVSVDYLLDRKKNKN, encoded by the coding sequence ATGAAATATAGAAATATTCGTTCAATTAGAGAAGATAATGACATCACACAACAACAAATGGCTAAATTATTAAATGTGTCTCAAAATACGTATTCTCAATATGAAACCGGGAAAATAGAATGGACTGCAACCACTTTGATTAAGATTGCTGATTATTTTGATGTTAGTGTTGATTATTTACTTGATAGGAAGAAGAACAAAAACTGA
- a CDS encoding DNA cytosine methyltransferase, with protein sequence MIVNAVDLFCGVGGLTCGVQKTGINVIAGYDIAKECQYSYEYNNKARFIHKDIKEISDDEISALYPENTDIRLLMGCAPCQPFSAYSHRYKESETRKQKMDLLDYFGKQVELVQPEIVSMENVPQLRNDPVFEKFITLLKSNNYFVDWKIVYAPEYGVPQKRKRLLLLASKIGEISLLEPTRTKDNYPTVREAISRLKPIKAGETDNEDFLHRARKLSDLNIKRIKSSFPGGTWKDWDEELLPNCYKRKSGESYKSVYGRLEWDKPSSTITTQFVGYGNGRFGHPEQDRALSLREGAILQTFPKDYQFVEKIEQASFVKLAVQIGNAVPVKLGEVIGESIKIHLENNKLLS encoded by the coding sequence ATGATAGTCAATGCGGTTGATCTGTTTTGTGGTGTAGGTGGTCTAACTTGTGGAGTTCAGAAGACGGGGATCAATGTTATTGCGGGTTATGATATTGCTAAAGAATGTCAGTATTCATATGAGTATAATAATAAGGCAAGATTTATTCATAAAGATATAAAAGAAATCTCCGATGATGAAATATCAGCATTATATCCTGAAAATACGGATATAAGACTTTTAATGGGCTGTGCTCCGTGTCAACCATTTTCTGCATATAGTCATAGGTATAAAGAAAGCGAAACAAGAAAACAAAAAATGGATTTATTAGATTATTTTGGAAAACAAGTTGAATTAGTACAGCCGGAAATCGTATCAATGGAAAATGTTCCACAACTTAGAAATGATCCGGTTTTTGAAAAATTTATTACTTTATTAAAAAGTAATAATTATTTTGTTGATTGGAAAATCGTTTATGCTCCAGAATATGGTGTTCCTCAAAAAAGAAAAAGACTTTTACTGTTAGCATCTAAAATAGGTGAGATTAGTTTATTAGAGCCAACAAGAACGAAAGATAATTATCCAACAGTGAGGGAAGCAATTTCAAGATTGAAGCCAATTAAGGCAGGTGAAACGGATAACGAGGATTTTCTTCATAGGGCAAGAAAATTATCTGACTTGAATATAAAAAGAATTAAGAGTTCTTTTCCGGGAGGAACTTGGAAAGATTGGGATGAAGAGCTTTTGCCTAACTGTTATAAACGAAAAAGTGGTGAAAGTTATAAATCAGTATACGGTCGATTGGAATGGGACAAGCCATCGTCAACTATTACTACTCAATTTGTGGGATATGGGAATGGTAGATTTGGGCATCCTGAACAAGATAGGGCTTTGAGTTTGAGAGAAGGAGCGATTCTACAGACTTTTCCTAAAGATTATCAGTTTGTAGAAAAAATTGAGCAAGCATCTTTTGTTAAACTAGCTGTTCAAATAGGAAATGCTGTACCTGTTAAATTGGGAGAGGTTATAGGGGAAAGTATAAAAATACATCTAGAAAATAATAAATTATTATCATAA
- a CDS encoding ATP-binding protein → MSEKEYNLDIDPRILELLGPHLYTNIYYILGELIANAYDADAKNVYVIDRIDEENKLIVEDDGSGMSYENKDVKNFLSVAKESRTNAINSYTKLNNRRKMGRKGVGKLASLSVSENVNIKTIKDGEKSGFVLSRKVINKKLEAINEDTISFIKIKNHGTAIEMTNPTYKLPVHLSTMANNLLKIFPLVDETFRIHLIRGDKHEILEESQSALVRKMAVLTTLGEDYKKMNEFYNCDFKEQKNSLLKNKESKKIILNMLNKDNEEQDYTLEIKGWVGAYKTTREMKKNMQEFSDNFISLYANSKLGIFNILPIVGKNKLQEVYIAGQLHIDLFEETNLPDMALSNRQGYKSDDERYEKVLEYVKEELLPGILKDRSFYSELLKAGKKEKEIKQQKKKEEELKEKSIGFKRDVTREMTSEISKISTINKDEVESIVNTQVNKHMKSLGLKSTIDSNKRKVLISHTKADKKLADLIYIMLLKNGLSKDSILYSNCEDEEARIPAEMSIYGYLRDFFVDSISVEKIYVIYVTSENMRKSWGAIAEVGAGWITQTDHCIFTLNDFSPEAPLDVARQYQNTLRLGNDFYMDYTNLDMFCIWIENIGEKFGCKILSREENKAELKEVVCVVSSDELFELKQKCSTNAN, encoded by the coding sequence ATGAGTGAAAAAGAATACAATCTGGATATTGATCCAAGAATATTAGAATTATTAGGGCCTCATTTGTATACGAATATCTATTACATTTTAGGGGAATTAATAGCTAATGCTTATGATGCAGATGCTAAAAATGTATATGTAATAGATAGAATAGATGAAGAAAACAAACTTATTGTTGAAGATGATGGTAGCGGAATGTCTTATGAGAATAAAGATGTTAAAAATTTTTTGAGTGTCGCTAAAGAAAGTAGAACGAACGCTATAAATTCATATACAAAATTAAATAATCGTCGAAAAATGGGGAGAAAGGGTGTGGGGAAACTTGCTTCCCTTTCAGTCTCAGAGAATGTGAACATTAAGACAATAAAAGATGGTGAAAAATCTGGATTTGTATTATCAAGAAAGGTGATCAATAAAAAATTAGAAGCAATTAATGAAGATACCATTAGCTTTATTAAAATTAAAAATCATGGAACCGCAATTGAGATGACAAATCCTACATATAAATTACCTGTTCATTTAAGTACAATGGCGAACAATCTCTTGAAAATATTTCCACTTGTAGATGAAACATTTAGAATTCATCTTATTAGAGGAGATAAACATGAAATTTTGGAAGAATCACAGAGCGCTTTAGTCAGGAAAATGGCTGTTTTAACTACTTTAGGTGAAGATTATAAGAAAATGAATGAATTCTATAATTGTGATTTCAAGGAACAAAAAAATAGTTTATTGAAAAATAAAGAATCTAAAAAAATTATACTTAACATGCTCAATAAAGATAACGAAGAACAAGATTATACTTTAGAAATTAAGGGATGGGTAGGGGCATACAAAACCACCAGAGAAATGAAAAAAAACATGCAGGAGTTTTCTGATAATTTCATTTCACTTTATGCTAATTCAAAACTTGGGATATTTAATATTTTACCAATTGTAGGGAAAAATAAATTACAAGAGGTATATATTGCTGGTCAACTTCATATTGATCTATTCGAGGAAACTAATCTTCCAGATATGGCTTTAAGTAATAGACAAGGGTATAAGAGTGATGATGAGAGGTATGAAAAAGTTTTAGAATATGTTAAGGAGGAACTTTTACCTGGTATCTTGAAAGATAGATCTTTTTATTCTGAGCTTTTGAAGGCTGGAAAAAAAGAAAAAGAAATAAAGCAACAAAAGAAGAAAGAAGAAGAATTAAAAGAAAAAAGCATAGGTTTCAAACGTGATGTAACACGGGAAATGACTAGTGAAATTTCTAAAATAAGTACGATAAATAAGGATGAAGTCGAAAGTATTGTAAACACACAAGTAAATAAACATATGAAGTCTTTAGGGTTGAAATCAACAATTGACTCTAATAAAAGAAAAGTTTTGATTAGCCATACGAAGGCTGATAAAAAATTAGCGGATCTTATATATATAATGCTTCTCAAAAATGGTTTGTCAAAAGATTCTATTCTATATAGTAATTGTGAAGATGAAGAAGCTAGAATTCCAGCTGAAATGAGTATATATGGTTATCTGAGAGATTTTTTTGTAGATAGTATTTCTGTAGAAAAAATATATGTTATTTATGTTACTAGTGAAAATATGAGGAAATCATGGGGGGCAATTGCTGAGGTAGGTGCAGGATGGATCACACAAACGGATCATTGTATATTTACTCTTAATGATTTTTCACCAGAAGCTCCTTTGGATGTAGCCCGTCAATATCAGAATACATTGAGATTGGGAAATGACTTTTATATGGATTACACGAATCTTGACATGTTTTGTATTTGGATAGAAAATATCGGAGAGAAATTTGGATGTAAAATTTTGAGTAGAGAAGAGAATAAAGCAGAATTAAAAGAAGTTGTTTGCGTTGTTTCAAGTGATGAATTATTTGAGCTAAAGCAAAAATGTTCTACAAACGCTAATTAA
- a CDS encoding glycoside hydrolase family 1 protein, translated as MHTNTGFPANFLWGGAAAANQFEGAYNVDGKGLSVQDVTPKGGFGHITDGPTPDNLKLEGIDFYHRYKDDVKLFAEMGFKVFRTSIAWSRIFPNGDETEPNEAGLQFYDDLFDELLAHNIEPLITLSHYETPLHLSKTYDGWVNRKMIDFYENYVRTVFNRYKGKVKYWLTFNEINSILHAPFMSGGISTSPDKLSQKDLYQAVHHELVASALATKIGHEIMPEAQIGCMVLAMPTYPLTSNPDDIIAVMEAERKNYFFSDVHVRGTYPGYMKRYFRENNIELDVTEEDLEILKNTVDFISFSYYMSTTETADESKRKAGAGNILGGVQNPYLEASEWGWQIDPQGLRVVLNEFWDRYQKPLFIVENGLGAIDQLEKDENGNYTVNDDYRINYLSAHLSQVKEAIKDGVDLMGYTSWGCIDLVSASTAEMKKRYGFIYVDRNNDGTGTLNRYKKKSFDWYKNVIATNGEDL; from the coding sequence ATGCATACAAATACAGGATTTCCAGCCAACTTTTTATGGGGTGGAGCTGCTGCTGCAAACCAATTCGAAGGCGCTTACAACGTCGATGGAAAAGGACTTTCCGTTCAAGATGTTACTCCAAAAGGCGGATTTGGTCACATTACTGACGGTCCAACACCAGATAACTTAAAATTAGAAGGAATTGACTTCTATCATCGCTACAAAGATGACGTGAAACTTTTTGCCGAAATGGGCTTCAAGGTTTTCCGTACTTCCATCGCTTGGTCCCGTATCTTCCCAAATGGTGACGAAACTGAGCCAAACGAAGCAGGATTACAATTTTACGATGATTTATTCGATGAACTTCTAGCACATAATATCGAACCACTGATTACTTTATCTCACTATGAAACACCACTTCACTTATCGAAAACTTACGACGGCTGGGTAAATAGAAAAATGATCGACTTCTATGAAAACTATGTCCGCACCGTGTTTAATCGCTACAAAGGCAAAGTAAAATATTGGCTCACTTTCAATGAAATCAACTCCATTTTACACGCACCATTCATGAGCGGCGGTATTTCTACAAGCCCAGATAAATTATCTCAAAAAGACTTATATCAAGCTGTCCACCACGAACTTGTGGCGAGCGCGCTGGCTACAAAAATTGGTCACGAAATCATGCCCGAAGCCCAAATCGGCTGCATGGTCCTAGCAATGCCAACTTATCCGCTAACTTCCAACCCAGATGATATTATCGCTGTTATGGAAGCAGAGCGCAAAAACTACTTCTTCTCCGATGTTCATGTCCGCGGAACTTATCCGGGCTACATGAAACGCTATTTCAGAGAAAATAATATTGAATTAGACGTAACAGAAGAAGACCTAGAAATCCTTAAAAACACAGTAGATTTCATTTCCTTCAGCTATTACATGAGCACAACCGAAACAGCTGACGAGTCAAAACGCAAAGCTGGCGCAGGAAACATCCTAGGCGGCGTACAAAACCCTTACCTAGAAGCATCCGAATGGGGCTGGCAAATCGACCCTCAAGGCTTGCGCGTTGTCCTAAACGAATTCTGGGATAGATACCAAAAACCACTTTTCATCGTAGAAAACGGTCTTGGCGCTATCGATCAACTAGAAAAAGACGAAAACGGCAACTACACAGTAAATGATGACTACCGTATTAATTATTTGAGCGCTCATTTATCGCAAGTGAAAGAAGCGATTAAAGATGGCGTTGACTTGATGGGTTACACTTCATGGGGCTGTATTGACCTTGTAAGTGCCTCCACTGCTGAAATGAAAAAACGTTACGGCTTTATCTATGTCGATCGCAACAACGACGGCACAGGTACGCTAAACCGTTATAAGAAGAAAAGTTTTGATTGGTACAAGAACGTTATTGCTACCAATGGTGAAGATTTATAA
- the vip gene encoding cell invasion LPXTG protein Vip yields MNKYFKNLATVLFTVSLLTTSITALPAMASAYEETHNASTIYISPLDAPHVGDTKITGKTTALSSFAIAIYTPEGRLTGTFFGTTNAAGTYAVDLSDFTYYDPLGYEASGNVILEKGAMVRSMTETNSDLIKTVTINYNYIQTAINELFLNNDPTGTILAATDQNAINAVQEQINTVTSSEKETFQEQLNNAQQQLDARIAQEQAAIQAVNQLFLEDNPANSIKAETTQDLIDQAQTLVDVLPASELKDTLQANIVKAQTELDERSKPVTPPKNDPETDNPEEPVTPVDPATPTPDEPSTPTDPATPTPDEPSTPTDPATPEKPEITTPENPESTVVESDSSENEPEKSADSKIVNNPIQITSQATKTATKQATKQAKSSVTKTTTLPIPKTGDTETTSSILFGTLMLASLALFRRKK; encoded by the coding sequence ATGAATAAATATTTTAAGAACTTAGCAACTGTATTATTTACTGTCTCCCTTTTAACTACTTCTATTACTGCCTTACCTGCGATGGCATCCGCATATGAAGAAACACATAATGCCTCAACTATTTATATTAGCCCTTTAGATGCGCCCCATGTTGGTGACACGAAAATCACTGGAAAAACCACAGCATTATCATCTTTTGCCATAGCAATTTATACCCCAGAAGGCAGGCTCACTGGAACATTCTTTGGCACTACCAATGCAGCTGGTACCTACGCTGTTGATTTATCCGATTTCACTTATTATGATCCTCTTGGCTACGAAGCTAGTGGCAATGTAATTTTAGAGAAAGGGGCCATGGTTCGTTCAATGACAGAAACTAATAGCGATTTAATCAAAACAGTAACCATCAACTACAACTATATCCAAACAGCCATTAATGAGCTGTTTCTAAATAATGATCCAACAGGAACTATTTTAGCTGCAACAGATCAAAACGCTATTAACGCTGTGCAGGAACAAATTAATACTGTAACTAGTTCAGAAAAAGAAACTTTCCAAGAACAACTTAATAATGCTCAACAACAACTGGATGCGCGCATAGCACAAGAACAGGCAGCCATACAAGCTGTCAACCAACTTTTCCTAGAGGATAATCCAGCAAACTCGATTAAAGCTGAAACTACGCAAGACTTGATTGACCAAGCTCAAACGCTTGTCGATGTTCTTCCTGCTTCCGAGTTAAAAGATACGCTTCAGGCCAACATTGTAAAAGCTCAAACAGAACTAGACGAACGTTCCAAACCTGTAACACCACCAAAAAACGATCCAGAAACTGATAACCCAGAAGAGCCAGTCACACCAGTAGATCCAGCAACTCCAACACCTGACGAACCATCTACACCAACAGATCCAGCAACCCCAACACCTGACGAACCATCTACACCAACAGATCCAGCAACACCTGAAAAACCAGAAATCACCACTCCAGAAAATCCAGAATCAACGGTAGTAGAATCTGATTCTAGCGAAAATGAACCAGAAAAATCCGCCGATTCAAAAATAGTAAACAACCCGATTCAAATTACTAGTCAAGCAACAAAAACAGCAACAAAACAAGCAACAAAACAAGCAAAATCCAGCGTAACAAAAACAACTACTTTGCCAATTCCTAAAACAGGGGACACTGAAACCACATCTAGCATTTTATTCGGTACACTTATGCTCGCTTCCCTTGCCCTTTTTAGACGTAAAAAATAG
- a CDS encoding GAP family protein: MGSAFSAILSPAVGILISPFPIVGLILILLSNKARINSIFYTVGWIVGNIAIFFIGLFLMSSAVSSSGDQSTLVKVVLIVLGALLILLGAHDFTKRPKNGEQAATPKWFEKMSNIKPGGAMMFAFVLSAVNPKNMLLSLTAGVSVGALNLSGGQETTATIIFGIIACCSIYIPTIAFLLAGSKLNNALDSTRKWLIQNNSVIMAVLFLFIGLSVISKAF; encoded by the coding sequence GTGGGATCAGCGTTTTCAGCTATTTTGTCACCGGCAGTGGGGATTTTGATTAGCCCATTTCCAATTGTAGGACTTATTTTGATTTTACTTAGCAACAAGGCTCGGATTAACAGTATTTTTTATACGGTAGGTTGGATTGTTGGGAATATAGCTATTTTCTTTATTGGGTTATTCTTAATGAGTTCAGCGGTTAGTTCGTCCGGAGATCAGTCAACCTTGGTCAAAGTGGTACTTATTGTGCTGGGGGCTTTACTTATACTTCTAGGCGCACATGACTTTACAAAACGTCCTAAAAACGGGGAGCAGGCTGCAACACCAAAATGGTTTGAAAAAATGAGCAATATTAAACCGGGAGGCGCGATGATGTTTGCGTTTGTGCTTTCAGCAGTGAATCCAAAAAATATGTTGCTTTCACTTACAGCGGGAGTGAGCGTTGGGGCGCTGAATTTATCTGGTGGGCAAGAAACAACGGCAACGATTATTTTTGGCATTATCGCTTGTTGTTCGATTTATATTCCTACCATTGCTTTTTTATTAGCTGGGAGCAAACTTAACAACGCATTGGATAGCACGCGTAAATGGCTTATCCAAAACAATTCAGTGATTATGGCGGTTCTTTTCTTATTTATTGGTTTGAGTGTTATTAGTAAGGCGTTTTAA
- a CDS encoding PH domain-containing protein, whose amino-acid sequence MLDKLLGKAAVVTESSYGIERFLGEDETIIQIFKFVRDEVIITSKGIFNVDAQGITGKKVEYKFFPKKALKYVSIETAGTLDRDFDLKIGVDGNTVVTQNTSFSAPISLKVHKNDTETGFALYKMIKEML is encoded by the coding sequence ATGTTAGACAAGTTGTTGGGAAAAGCTGCCGTAGTTACCGAATCTTCTTATGGCATTGAGAGATTTTTAGGAGAAGATGAAACAATTATTCAGATTTTTAAGTTTGTAAGAGATGAAGTTATTATTACTTCTAAAGGGATTTTTAATGTGGATGCTCAAGGAATAACTGGAAAGAAAGTAGAATATAAGTTTTTCCCGAAGAAAGCATTAAAATATGTTTCTATTGAGACAGCTGGAACTTTGGACCGTGATTTTGACTTAAAAATTGGCGTTGACGGCAATACAGTCGTGACACAAAATACATCTTTCTCTGCACCAATTTCCTTAAAAGTACATAAAAATGATACGGAAACGGGCTTTGCGCTTTATAAAATGATTAAAGAAATGTTATGA
- a CDS encoding endonuclease/exonuclease/phosphatase family protein encodes MFSVTTFNIRFDDTSERKKSWELRKILTKSLLDKYQWDFMGVEEPLLPQMRDMKEMQNWDYFGVGRDDGFEKGEFTAVFYNSTRFTLLQEGHFWLSETPEVPSIHSTAMFPRICVWGKLEDSTDGKQFYIFNTHLDHISEEARLFASQLLLHKASLIQEDLPVILLGDFNTEPSTPTYNLITQRYQDAQLLSKTPVKGPLGSFHDFQPLRPESELEKIDYIFVSNEFHICSYETSTDEIDGCSASDHFPVMAVVGWT; translated from the coding sequence ATGTTCAGTGTAACTACTTTTAACATTCGTTTTGATGATACCTCTGAGCGGAAAAAGAGCTGGGAATTGCGTAAAATACTAACAAAATCATTACTTGATAAATATCAATGGGATTTCATGGGAGTGGAGGAACCCCTTCTGCCACAAATGCGCGACATGAAAGAAATGCAAAATTGGGATTATTTTGGTGTAGGACGAGATGATGGTTTTGAAAAAGGAGAATTTACTGCTGTTTTTTATAATTCTACTCGTTTCACCTTGTTGCAAGAAGGGCATTTTTGGCTTTCCGAAACGCCTGAGGTTCCTTCCATTCACTCAACAGCCATGTTTCCACGAATTTGCGTTTGGGGAAAACTAGAAGATTCAACGGATGGAAAGCAATTTTATATTTTCAATACACATTTAGATCATATCTCTGAAGAAGCTCGGCTATTCGCAAGCCAACTTTTACTACATAAAGCGAGCTTGATTCAAGAAGATTTACCGGTAATTTTACTTGGAGATTTCAATACAGAGCCTAGTACACCGACGTACAACTTAATAACTCAAAGATATCAGGATGCGCAGTTACTTTCTAAAACTCCTGTTAAAGGACCCCTTGGTAGTTTTCATGATTTTCAACCACTCCGACCTGAAAGCGAGCTAGAAAAAATTGATTACATCTTTGTGTCTAATGAGTTCCACATCTGCTCTTACGAAACTAGCACAGACGAAATAGACGGCTGTTCTGCTTCTGATCATTTTCCTGTGATGGCAGTAGTAGGATGGACATAA
- a CDS encoding superoxide dismutase: MRKSRWLLILLLLIVLVALLACVDSGNGDVSGVPAKRGKQHFPPTDTKKGWIELLATDGISSQGDLPCVYEEAESVEKLEVHMKELSTVSLTYVYIDGYIVQMEQGGGELSFQIQLSKAELKRGIHELTAVQYQENNPDTNKVELLKRANYEVK, encoded by the coding sequence TTGCGAAAAAGTCGATGGTTGCTCATATTATTACTATTGATAGTATTAGTGGCATTATTAGCATGCGTGGACAGCGGGAATGGAGATGTTTCCGGTGTGCCGGCTAAAAGGGGAAAACAGCATTTCCCTCCAACTGATACGAAAAAAGGATGGATAGAACTTCTTGCCACGGATGGAATTTCAAGTCAAGGTGATCTGCCTTGTGTTTATGAAGAGGCGGAATCTGTAGAAAAATTGGAAGTTCATATGAAAGAATTAAGTACGGTGAGTTTGACCTATGTTTATATTGATGGCTACATCGTCCAAATGGAACAAGGTGGCGGCGAACTTTCCTTTCAAATTCAATTAAGTAAAGCAGAATTAAAAAGAGGAATTCACGAATTAACGGCCGTGCAATATCAAGAAAATAATCCTGATACAAACAAAGTGGAGCTTTTAAAACGTGCTAATTATGAAGTGAAATAA
- a CDS encoding XRE/MutR family transcriptional regulator produces MGSYGELIREIRLSKGLTQKEVYTGIISRSYAIGFEKGKHEITLSLFEEILKRIMVPLDEFFFIYRDFSSTEDDSFWIDFVELSGKNDVVGMQALLDKITLERTEQTEVRKAILHTRIQTINHYLRTNVFDESNISDEYKKIIHDYLWKMQTWTLEEVRIFSNGISFFEEEVQIHFYQIMLKSYEKYRYYDRGRLLFCHLFANLTDELIIQNKINYANLVLEKLKEASETSGSFNSAFYRIVANYYQGAIWMKEGEVEKGYRQAKRAIQTWKELHYEAIADLYSVVLKQFLEKENIQVED; encoded by the coding sequence ATGGGTTCATATGGCGAATTGATTCGGGAAATACGGCTATCTAAAGGTTTGACTCAAAAAGAGGTATACACAGGAATTATATCTAGGTCTTATGCAATCGGATTTGAAAAAGGAAAACACGAGATTACTTTGAGTTTGTTTGAAGAAATTTTAAAGCGGATCATGGTTCCTTTAGATGAATTCTTTTTTATTTACAGAGACTTTTCTTCGACAGAGGATGATAGTTTTTGGATTGATTTCGTCGAGCTATCAGGTAAAAATGATGTTGTAGGGATGCAGGCGTTGCTAGATAAAATAACTTTAGAGCGAACGGAGCAGACAGAAGTTAGAAAAGCGATACTTCATACGAGAATTCAAACGATTAATCATTATTTGCGTACGAATGTGTTTGATGAATCGAATATTTCTGATGAATATAAAAAAATTATTCATGACTATCTTTGGAAAATGCAGACGTGGACTTTAGAAGAGGTTCGTATTTTTTCCAACGGCATATCATTTTTTGAGGAAGAAGTACAAATTCACTTTTATCAAATTATGTTGAAATCGTATGAAAAGTATAGGTACTATGATAGAGGAAGACTGCTATTTTGCCATCTATTTGCTAATCTGACAGATGAACTCATCATACAGAATAAAATCAATTATGCGAATCTAGTACTCGAAAAATTAAAAGAAGCATCTGAAACAAGTGGTAGTTTTAACAGTGCTTTTTATCGAATAGTAGCCAATTATTATCAAGGGGCTATTTGGATGAAAGAAGGCGAAGTGGAAAAGGGCTATCGCCAAGCCAAAAGAGCCATTCAAACATGGAAAGAACTGCATTATGAAGCAATAGCAGATTTGTATAGCGTGGTATTAAAACAATTTTTAGAAAAAGAAAATATCCAAGTAGAAGATTAA
- a CDS encoding Rgg/GadR/MutR family transcriptional regulator, whose amino-acid sequence MISYGELIRQIRQSKKISQKEVYTGVISKSYAIEFEKGTHAISSLLLEKIVAKLMVSMEEFFLMYHQEELPEKEDFWETYARTCKTDEASAWESLYQKISLEKGKVNQVKSAAIKLELDHIKGKQVADKKAVQILENYLIEAVFWTLQDIFLFTRMMHYLPLKSRVPFYYKLLNTLDRYRHFERGRSILQSALASIMDDFIERNEIEHMELMIKSLEKISEDCDGTYFKILCMYYRGIVRWGEGEEREGGEEIEQAVAILRALGYENKAIEYETMYRQFARENNDIKTME is encoded by the coding sequence ATGATAAGTTATGGTGAGCTGATTCGGCAAATAAGACAGTCTAAAAAAATCTCCCAAAAAGAAGTGTACACAGGGGTTATTAGTAAATCTTATGCAATTGAATTTGAAAAGGGGACACATGCAATATCAAGCCTATTACTCGAGAAAATTGTCGCTAAGTTAATGGTGAGTATGGAGGAATTTTTCTTAATGTATCATCAAGAGGAGTTGCCGGAGAAGGAAGATTTTTGGGAAACTTACGCGCGGACATGTAAAACGGATGAAGCAAGCGCTTGGGAATCCCTTTACCAAAAAATATCATTAGAAAAAGGAAAAGTTAATCAAGTGAAAAGCGCGGCGATAAAACTGGAGTTAGATCATATAAAAGGCAAACAAGTGGCGGACAAAAAAGCGGTTCAAATTTTGGAAAATTATTTGATTGAAGCGGTTTTTTGGACATTGCAGGATATCTTTTTATTTACGCGGATGATGCACTATTTGCCACTGAAAAGCCGAGTACCGTTCTATTATAAATTGTTAAACACGCTGGATAGATACCGCCATTTTGAACGAGGAAGAAGCATTTTACAATCGGCGCTGGCTAGTATCATGGATGATTTTATAGAGAGAAATGAAATAGAGCATATGGAGCTAATGATAAAAAGCTTAGAAAAAATTAGTGAGGACTGTGATGGTACTTATTTCAAAATTCTTTGTATGTATTATCGTGGAATTGTGCGGTGGGGAGAAGGTGAAGAGCGCGAGGGTGGCGAAGAAATCGAGCAGGCAGTAGCTATTTTGCGAGCATTAGGTTATGAAAATAAAGCGATAGAGTATGAAACCATGTACCGGCAATTTGCGAGGGAAAACAACGATATAAAAACGATGGAATGA